In Vigna radiata var. radiata cultivar VC1973A chromosome 3, Vradiata_ver6, whole genome shotgun sequence, the following proteins share a genomic window:
- the LOC106758007 gene encoding mannan endo-1,4-beta-mannosidase 4 → MGWEGGLKSMVLMGAFMVAMVAVQNVVCEEGVDHRDSARNLVQNGGFVRRSGTNFVLNNKRFYFNGFNAYWLMLMASDPATRPKVTSVLQQASSHGLTVARTWAFNDGAYRALQVSPGSYDEKVFRGLDFVISEAGKNGVRLILSLVNNWKDFGGKNQYVEWVKQHGEYVNTEDDFFTHPLAKQHFKNHIKAVLTRKNTVSGVAYKDDPAIFAWELMNEPRCQHDNSGKVVQEWVIEMAAYVKSIDSNHLLEIGLEGFYGEDKKQINPGYQLIGTDFISNNLVHHVDFATMHLYPEQWLPGSNEAAQVAFVDEWLQKHIEDSKNVLGKPIVVGEFGKSCRSYSVAERDSYLSKMYNAIYSNAISGGPCAGGLFWQLMAQGMDNFYDGYEIVFQNSPSTTRIIDQQSHKMSSIA, encoded by the exons ATGGGTTGGGAAGGAGGTCTCAAAAGCATGGTGTTGATGGGTGCTTTTATGGTAGCCATGGTGGCTGTTCAAAATGTGGTGTGCGAGGAAGGTGTTGATCATCGTGACTCAGCACGCAATTTAGTTCAGAACGGTGGCTTCGTTCGACGAAGCGGCACCAACTTTGTTCTGAACAACAAGCGTTTCTACTTCAACGGATTCAATGCTTACTGGTTAATGTTAATGGCATCTGACCCAGCAACGAGGCCCAAGGTCACTTCCGTTTTGCAACAAGCTTCCAGCCATGGCTTAACCGTTGCCAGAACTTGGGCTTTCAACGATGGAGCTTACAGAGCCCTTCAGGTTTCTCCTGGTTCGTACGACGAGAAAGTATTCAGG GGATTGGACTTTGTGATATCAGAAGCGGGAAAAAATGGTGTACGATTGATACTGAGCTTGGTGAACAACTGGAAAGATTTTGGTGGGAAAAATCAGTACGTGGAATGGGTGAAGCAGCATGGTGAGTACGTGAACACTGAAGATGATTTCTTTACGCATCCTTTGGCCAAACAACACTTCAAAAACCATATCAAG GCTGTGCTGACGAGAAAAAACACAGTAAGTGGGGTGGCATATAAGGACGATCCTGCCATATTTGCATGGGAACTTATGAACGAACCCCGTTGCCAACACGACAACTCCGGAAAAGTTGTTCAG GAATGGGTGATTGAGATGGCTGCATACGTCAAATCCATCGATAGCAATCATTTGCTTGAAATAGGACTCGAAGGGTTCTATGGTGaagataaaaaacaaatcaatccTGGGTACCAACTTATTGGCACTGATTTCATTTCTAACAACCTAGTTCATCATGTCGATTTTGCCACCATGCATCTCTACCCTGAACAATG GCTGCCAGGCTCAAATGAAGCTGCTCAGGTTGCATTCGTTGACGAGTGGCTACAAAAGCACATTGAGGATTCGAAAAATGTTCTTGGGAAGCCTATTGTCGTTGGTGAATTTGGGAAGTCATGTAGGTCATACAGTGTGGCTGAAAGGGATAGTTACTTGAGCAAAATGTATAATGCAATATACAGTAATGCTATCAGTGGGGGACCCTGTGCTGGAGGGCTTTTTTGGCAGCTCATGGCTCAAGGAATGGACAATTTCTATGATGGTTATGAAATTGTCTTCCAGAACAGTCCTTCAACCACCAGAATTATTGATCAACAATCCCACAAAATGTCAAGTATTGCTTAG
- the LOC106757210 gene encoding glucose-1-phosphate adenylyltransferase large subunit 1 → MMVASELQGLSMSLGSKKPTFHFDKDLSSSFSGSRVNLLQSKNVVSGFRPGKFFSVTHRNTTRRFMTMSTLADVANDFMSLQSPILTGREANPKTVASIILGGGAGTRLFPLTQRRAKPAVPFGGCYRLVDIPMSNCINSGINKIYVLTQYNSQSLNRHIARTYNLGGCINFGGGFVEVLAATQTPGESGKKWFQGTADAVRQFLWLFEDADHKNIENVLILCGDQLYRMDYMDIVQKHVNSCADISVSCLPVDGSRASDFGLVKVDERGRICQFLEKPKGELLRSMHVDTSIFGISAQEARKFPYIASMGIYVFKIDVLLKVLRGCYPNANDFGSEVIPLAARDFNVQACLFNGYWEDIGTIKSFFDANLALMDQPPKFQLYDQSKPIFTCPRFLPPTKMEKCQVINSLISDGCFLKECTVQHSIVGIRSRLDSGVQIKDTMIMGADYYQTEAEIASLVAAGNVPIGIGKNTKIVNCIIDKNARIGNNVIIANKDNVQEADRGSEGFYIRSGIVVVLKDSEITNDTII, encoded by the exons ATGATGGTGGCAAGTGAGCTACAAGGACTTTCCATGTCCCTGGGTTCAAAGAAGCCAACCTTCCACTTTGACAAGGATTTGTCTTCCTCATTCTCTGGTAGCAGAGTGAACTTGCTTCAATCAAAGAATGTAGTATCTGGTTTTCGTCCTGGAAAATTCTTTAGTGTCACACACAGAAACACAACCAGAAGATTTATGACTATGTCTACTCTTGCAGATGTTGCAAATGACTTTATG TCCCTTCAATCACCGATACTTACAGGAAGAGAAGCCAACCCAAAGACTGTTGCATCGATCATATTAGGCGGAGGAGCTGGAACTCGTCTGTTCCCCCTTACTCAAAGAAGAGCTAAACCTGCT GTACCATTTGGAGGATGCTATAGACTAGTTGACATACCGATGAGTAATTGCATTAACAGTGGAATTAACAAAATTTACGTCCTCACTCAATATAACTCTCAGTCCCTCAACCGACACATTGCTCGAACATATAATTTAGGAGGTTGCATCAACTTTGGAGGTGGTTTTGTTGAG GTACTGGCTGCAACCCAAACACCTGGTGAATCAGGAAAAAAGTGGTTTCAGGGTACAGCCGATGCTGTAAGACAGTTCCTTTGGTTGTTTGAG GACGCTGATCACAAAAATATAGAGAACGTTCTGATATTGTGTGGTGATCAGCTCTATCGAATGGATTACATGGACATTGTGCAG AAGCACGTTAATTCATGTGCTGATATATCAGTATCTTGTCTCCCAGTGGATGGCAG TCGGGCCTCTGATTTTGGATTGGTGAAGGTTGATGAAAGAGGACGGATATGTCAGTTCTTAGAAAAACCTAAGGGCGAATTGTTAAGATCTATG CATGTAGATAcgagtatttttggaatatcAGCTCAAGAAGCAAGAAAATTTCCATACATCGCGTCAATGGGTATATATGTGTTCAAAATAGATGTTCTGCTAAAAGTTCTAAG GGGCTGTTATCCTAATGCAAATGATTTTGGATCTGAGGTCATTCCCTTGGCTGCAAGAGATTTTAATGTCCAG GCATGTCTTTTCAATGGTTATTGGGAAGATATTGGGACTATAAAATCTTTCTTTGATGCGAACTTGGCTCTTATGGACCAG CCGCCCAAGTTTCAGTTGTATGACCAGTCCAAGCCTATTTTTACTTGTCCTCGGTTCCTACCACCAACTAAAATGGAGAAGTGTCag GTAATTAACTCTTTGATTTCAGATGGTTGCTTTTTGAAAGAGTGCACAGTACAACATTCCATTGTGGGAATTCGATCACGGCTTGATTCTGGAGTGCAGATAAAG GATACCATGATCATGGGTGCTGACTATTACCAAACAGAAGCTGAAATTGCTTCCCTTGTAGCAGCGGGAAATGTTCCAATAGGCATTgggaaaaatacaaaaattgt GAATTGTATAATTGACAAAAACGCAAGAATTGGAAACAATGTAATTATTGCAAACAAAGAC AATGTGCAGGAAGCAGACAGAGGATCAGAGGGGTTTTATATTCGATCAGGAATCGTTGTGGTGTTAAAAGACTCTGAAATAACCAATGATACAATCATTTAA
- the LOC106757675 gene encoding paladin: protein MSQILKEPEQVMKMRGGGVLGKRTILKSDHFPGCQNKRLSPQIEGAPNYRQASDSLHVHGVAIPTIDGIRNVLNHIGAGLKVLWISLREEPLAYINGRPFVLRDVERPFSNLEYTGINRERVEQMEARLKEDILVEAARYGNKILVTDELPDGQMVDQWEPVSCDSVKTPLEVYEELQVAGYLVDYERVPITDEKSPKEMDFDILVNKISQADVDTEIIFNCQMGRGRTTTGMVIATLVYLNRIGASGFPRSNSIGRIFQSMTNVADHLPDTEEAIRRGEYAVIRSLIRVLEGGVEGKRQVDKVIDKCASMQNLREAIATYRNSILRQPDEMKREASLSFFVEYLERYYFLICFAVYIHSERAALRSNTTDNCSFADWMRARPELYSIIRRLLRRDPMGALGYSSLKPSLKMIAESTDGRPSEMGVVAALRNGEVLGSQTVLKSDHCPGSQNPSLLESVDGAPNFREVPGFPVYGVANPTIDGIRSVIRRIGSSKGGRPVLWHNMREEPVIYINGKPFVLREVERPYKNMLEYTGIDRERVEKMEARLKEDILREAKHYGGAIMVIHETDDKHIFDAWELVTPDVIQTPLEVFKSLEAEGFPVKYARVPITDGKAPKSSDFDTLAINISSAAKDTAFVFNCQMGRGRTTTGTVIACLVKLRIDYGRPIKILGDDVTCEESDCGSSSGDEAGTYTTSLTSNALSRKTDEKQNRAFGINDILLLWKITTLFDHGVECREALDAIIDRCSALQNIRQAVLQYRKVFNQQHVEPRVRRVALNRGAEYLERYFRLIAFAAYLGSEAFDGFCGQGESRMTFKVWLHQRPEVQAMKWSIRLRPGRFFTVPEELREPQESQHGDAVMEAIVKARNGSVLGKGSILKMYFFPGQRTSSHIQIHGAPHVFKVDEYPVYCMATPTISGAKEMLDYLGAKPKPSFIAQKVVLTDLREEAVVYINYTPFVLRELNKPVNTLKYVGITGPVVEHMEARLKEDILAEIRQSGGRMLLHREEYNPSTNQSGVVGYWENIRADDVKTPAEVYSALKDDGYDIVYQRIPLTRERDALASDIDAIQYCQDDSAGSYLFVSHTGFGGVAYAMAIICIRLDAGSKVSQPLFGPHIYAVTEENLPSQASNETALSMGDYSDILNLTRVLIHGPQSKADVDLVIERCAGAGHIREDILYYKREFEKFTDDDDEERACLMDMGIKALRRYFFLITFRSYLYCTSPANVKFASWMDARPELGHLCNNLRIDK from the exons ATGTCGCAGATACTGAAGGAGCCGGAGCAGGTGATGAAGATGAGAGGAGGAGGTGTGTTGGGGAAGAGAACGATTCTCAAGAGCGACCATTTCCCTGGTTGCCAGAACAAGCGTTTGTCGCCTCAGATCGAAGGCGCTCCCAATTATCGTCAG GCATCGGACTCGTTGCATGTTCACGGTGTTGCCATTCCAACCATTGATGGAATTCGGAACGTTCTCAACCACATTGGTGCTGGATTGAAAGTTCTCTGGATTAGCCTTCGTGAGGAACCG CTTGCCTACATTAATGGTCGTCCTTTTGTTTTGCGTGATGTGGAGAGGCCGTTCTCCAACCTTGAGTATACG GGAATTAACAGAGAAAGGGTTGAGCAAATGGAAGCTCGTTTGAAAGAAGACATCCTGGTGGAGGCAGCAAG ATATGGAAATAAGATTCTTGTGACTGATGAACTGCCAGATGGGCAGATGGTGGACCAATGGGAGCCGGTGTCATGTGATTCTGTGAAGACACCACTAGAG GTGTATGAGGAATTGCAAGTAGCGGGATATCTTGTTGATTATGAACGCGTTCCTATAACTGATGAAAAGTCACCGAAGGAAATGGATTTTGATATTTTG gtTAATAAAATTTCTCAAGCTGATGTAGACACGgagataatttttaattgtcaaATGGGGCGTGGTCGAACCACAACTGGAATGGTCATTGCAACTTTGGTCTACCTCAACAGAATAGGAGCCTCTG GGTTTCCAAGAAGCAATTCCATTGGGAGAATTTTTCAAAGTATGACCAATGTTGCTGATCATTTGCCTGACACGGAAGAAGCAATTCGCAGAGGAGAGTATGCAGTCATTAGAAGTTTGATTCGGGTGTTAGAG GGTGGTGTTGAGGGGAAAAGACAAGTGGACAAAGTCATTGACAAATGTGCTTCAATGCAG AACCTGCGTGAAGCAATTGCCACTTATCGCAATAGTATTTTGCGGCAGCCTGATGAGATGAAAAGGGAAGCATCACTATCATTTTTTGTTGAGTACCTGGAGAGATActactttttaatatgttttgctGTGTACATTCATTCAGAAAGGGCTGCACTCCGTTCTAATACTACTGATAACTGTAGCTTTGCTGACTGGATGAGAGCAAGGCCTGAACTCTACAGCATTATTCGCAG GTTACTTAGGAGAGATCCAATGGGTGCACTTGGTTATTCAAGTTTGAAACCATCTCTAAAGATGATAGCCGAATCAACTGATGGCCGCCCTTCTGAGATGGGTGTGGTTGCTGCCTTGAGAAATGGCGAGGTTCTTGGTAGTCAAACTGTTCTCAAGAGTGATCACTGTCCTGGATCCCAAAACCCAAGTTTACTTGAGAGTGTGGATGGTGCTCCTAATTTCCGAGAAGTTCCTGGGTTTCCAGTTTATGGAGTGGCAAATCCAACAATTGATGGTATTCGATCTGTCATCAGGAGGATTGGAAGTTCTAAAGGTGGACGCCCAGTACTTTGGCATAATATGAGAGAAGAGCCTGTTATTTACATCAATGGGAAGCCATTTGTTCTTCGTGAAGTTGAAAGGCCATACAAAAACATGTTGGAGTACACG GGCATTGACCGTGAAAGAGTGGAGAAAATGGAAGCCCGATTAAAAGAAGATATCCTAAGAGAAGCTAAACACTATGGTGGTGCCATAATGGTTATTCATGAAACAGATgataaacatatatttgatgCTTGGGAGTTGGTTACCCCTGATGTAATTCAAACCCCACTTGAAGTTTTCAAAAGTCTGGAAGCTGAGGGATTCCCTGTTAAGTATGCACGTGTGCCCATCACTGATGGAAAAGCTCCTAAAAGCTCTGATTTTGACACTTTGGCAATTAATATATCTTCTGCTGCCAAGGACACTGCTTTTGTTTTCAATTGCCAG ATGGGCAGGGGCAGGACAACCACTGGTACTGTCATAGCTTGCCTTGTGAAACTTCGAATCGATTATGGTAGGCCCATTAAAATACTGGGTGATGATGTGACCTGTGAAGAATCGGACTGTGGTTCTTCAAGTGGAGATGAAGCTGGGACTTATACCACTTCATTAACCTCAAATGCTTTGTCAAGAAAGACAGACGAGAAACAAAATCGTGCTTTTGGTATAAATGACATTCTTTTGTTATGGAAGATAACAACATTATTTGATCATGGTGTTGAATGCCGAGAGGCATTAGATGCTATCATTGATAGATGTTCTGCACTTCAAAATATTCGCCAAGCAGTCTTGCAGTATAGAAAAGTATTCAATCAACAGCATGTTGAGCCTAGGGTAAGGAGGGTGGCATTGAATCGTGGTGCTGAGTACTTGGAGCGGTACTTTCGTCTAATTGCTTTTGCAGCATATCTTGGAAGTGAAGCATTTGATGGATTTTGTGGACAAGGAGAATCGAGAATGACATTTAAGGTTTGGTTGCATCAAAGGCCTGAGGTGCAGGCTATGAAATGGAGCATCAGATTAAGACCGGGGCGTTTTTTCACTGTCCCT GAGGAGTTGAGAGAGCCACAAGAGTCTCAACATGGAGATGCTGTGATGGAGGCCATTGTCAAGGCCAGAAATGGTTCTGTTTTGGGGAAAGGCTCCATTCTGAAAATGTATTTCTTTCCTGGTCAGAGAACTTCCAGTCATATACAAATTCATGGCGCACCTCATGTTTTCAAG GTTGATGAATACCCTGTGTATTGCATGGCAACTCCAACCATCTCTGGTGCCAAAGAGATGCTAGACTATTTGGGTGCTAAGCCTAAACCTTCATTCATTGCTCAAAAGGTTGTGTTGACTGATCTGAGAGAAGAGGCAGTTGTTTATATCAATTATACTCCCTTTGTCCTTAGGGAGTTAAACAAACCAGTTAATACGCTCAAGTACGTGGGAATCACGGGTCCTGTG GTGGAACACATGGAAGCACGGCTAAAAGAAGATATACTAGCTGAGATTAGACAATCAGGTGGGCGAATGCTGTTACACCGTGAAGAATATAACCCCTCCACAAATCAGTCAGGTGTGGTTGGATACTGGGAAAACATTCGAGCAGATGATGTGAAGACACCTGCGGAAGTTTATTCTGCTCTGAAAGATGATGGATATGATATTGTCTACCAGAGGATACCTTTAACAAGAGAGAGAGATGCTTTGGCTTCTGATATTGATGCAATACAGTATTGTCAAGATGA CTCTGCAGGTAGTTACCTTTTTGTATCACACACAGGTTTTGGTGGTGTCGCATATGCAATGGCCATAATCTGTATCCGACTTGATGCTGGATCCAAAGTTTCACAACCATTATTCGGACCTCATATATATGCAGTGACTGAAGAGAACTTGCCTTCTCAAGCTTCCAATGAAACGGCACTAAGTATGGGTGACTATAGTGACATTTTGAACCTTACAAGGGTCCTCATACATGGTCCGCAAAGCAAAGCAGACGTTGACCTTGTCATTGAAAG ATGTGCAGGTGCAGGGCATATAAGAGAAGATATTCTATATTACAAAAGAGAATTTGAGAAGTTcactgatgatgatgatgaggaacGAGCATGTCTTATGGACATGGGTATCAAAGCTTTGAG GCGATATTTTTTCCTTATCACTTTCAGATCTTATCTCTACTGCACTTCTCCTGCCAATGTGAAATTTGCATCATGGATGGACGCAAGACCAGAGCTTGGTCATCTATGTAACAATCTAAGAATTGATAAATAA
- the LOC106757800 gene encoding cathepsin B-like protease 2 has product MALTGLPLATFFLLLSASYLQIAGAEVESSTVLNLNSPILKKSIAQQVNENPEAGWEADINPRFSNYTVKQFKRLLGAKQTPKTVLGSVPVISHPKSLKLPVNFDARTAWSQCSTIGRILDQGHCGSCWAFGAVESLSDRFCIHFDVNISLSVNDLLACCGFLCGSGCDGGYPIYAWRYLAHHGVVTEECDPYFDQTGCSHPGCEPAYRTPKCVKKCVSGNQLWKKSKHYSVNAYKVNSNPHDIMAEVYKNGPVEVAFTVYEDFAHYKSGVYKHVTGYVLGGHAVKLIGWGTTDDGVDYWLLANQWNREWGDDGYFKIRRGTNECGIEEEVTAGLPSTKNLVREVIDMDDGAAVSF; this is encoded by the exons ATGGCTTTAACTGGGCTCCCCCTAGCAaccttcttcctccttctctcCGCTTCTTATCTCCAG ATTGCTGGGGCGGAAGTTGAGTCGTCGACTGTTCTCAATCTTAACTCTCCAATTCTTAAG AAATCTATTGCTCAACAGGTTAACGAAAATCCTGAGGCAGGATGGGAGGCTGACATAAATCCTCGTTTCTCCAATTATACA GTTAAACAATTTAAGCGCCTCCTTGGAGCTAAACAAACGCCTAAGACCGTACTCGGAAGTGTACCTGTTATTTCTCATCCAAAATCATTGAAGTTGCCGGTGAATTTTGATGCAAGGACAGCTTGGTCGCAGTGTAGCACTATTGGAAGAATTCTAG ATCAG GGTCACTGTGGTTCTTGTTGGGCATTTGGTGCTGTAGAATCATTGTCAGATCGCTTTTGCATTCATTTTGATGTT AATATTTCTCTCTCTGTTAATGACCTTCTCGCATGCTGTGGCTTTCTGTGTGGATCTGGGTGTGATGGGGGATATCCCATTTACGCATGGCGATACTTAGCCCACCATGGTGTTGTCACTGAAGAG TGCGACCCATATTTTGATCAAACTGGCTGTTCTCATCCTGGATGTGAGCCAGCTTATCGGACTCCCAAGTGTGTTAAAAAGTGTGTAAGTGGGAACCAGCTGTGGAAGAAGTCAAAGCACTACAGTGTCAATGCCTACAAGGTCAACTCTAATCCCCATGACATCATGGCAGAAGTGTACAAAAATGGGCCAGTTGAGGTCGCATTTACTGTTTATGAG GATTTTGCTCACTACAAGTCAGGAGTTTACAAACACGTCACAGGTTATGTACTCGGCGGTCATGCAGTGAAGCTAATTGGGTGGGGAACAACTGATGATGGGGTTGACTATTGG CTTCTCGCAAATCAGTGGAACAGAGAATGGGGAGAT GATGGTTACTTCAAGATCCGAAGGGGGACAAACGAATGCGGGATTGAAGAGGAGGTAACTGCTGGTTTGCCTTCTACCAAAAACCTCGTAAGAGAGGTGATTGATATGGATGATGGCGCTGCTGTTTCATTCTGA